One genomic region from Opisthocomus hoazin isolate bOpiHoa1 chromosome Z, bOpiHoa1.hap1, whole genome shotgun sequence encodes:
- the S100Z gene encoding LOW QUALITY PROTEIN: protein S100-Z (The sequence of the model RefSeq protein was modified relative to this genomic sequence to represent the inferred CDS: substituted 1 base at 1 genomic stop codon) has protein sequence MSTPLEEAMDTLIRVFHHYSGKERDRYKLSKGELKELLTSELTDFLSGQKDPLLVDEIMKDLDSNKDNEVDFNXFVILVAALTVACNDFFKEQLKNEGF, from the exons ATGTCCACACCACTGGAGGAGGCGATGGACACCTTGATCAGGGTTTTCCATCACTACTCTGGCAAAGAAAGAGACAGATACAAGCTCAGTAAAGGAGAACTCAAGGAACTCCTCACCAGTGAGCTCACTGACTTCCTTTCA ggCCAAAAGGACCCCCTTCTGGTTGATGAGATTATGAAAGATCTGGACTCCAATAAAGACAATGAAGTGGATTTTAATTAATTTGTCATTCTGGTCGCTGCTTTGACTGTGGCATGTAATGATTTCTTCAAAGAACAGCTAAAGAATGAgggattttaa